In Clostridium sp. DL-VIII, the following proteins share a genomic window:
- a CDS encoding epoxyqueuosine reductase, with translation MKTIEKMIQQKAYELGYEKCGIIPISLMKGYVEKFEERMEKIPQSRPFYEMQHRLIDIFEIYPWAKSVVVVTAVYGKYKIPEKLKGNIAKAYLVDTRVDKNTKEYQNNRELDKYMKELGLKVETDQKFGVVGMRWAAKEAGIGIIRRNNFLYTESGSWVHLDAWVTDQEMELKETNNVPECPKGCRRCIESCPTKSLSEPYTMLPNTCISFLTTFGGRNLHQEPLRKTFGNCIYGCDICQDACPMNKGKWKESEEFLGLEELASQLTPENILSMEESFYRENVQPKFFYLSPDELWKWKVNALNYMSNNYKEEYKPYIINACNSEYEKVREIALLICKELKRGL, from the coding sequence ATGAAAACAATTGAAAAAATGATTCAACAAAAAGCTTATGAACTTGGATATGAAAAGTGTGGTATTATTCCTATTAGCTTAATGAAGGGATATGTTGAAAAATTTGAGGAGCGTATGGAAAAAATTCCTCAATCAAGACCTTTTTACGAAATGCAACATCGTTTAATTGATATATTTGAAATATATCCATGGGCAAAGTCGGTTGTAGTAGTTACGGCTGTATATGGTAAATATAAGATCCCGGAAAAATTGAAGGGAAATATTGCTAAGGCTTATTTGGTTGATACACGTGTAGATAAAAATACAAAAGAATATCAGAATAACCGTGAATTGGATAAATATATGAAAGAGCTTGGTTTAAAAGTAGAAACTGACCAGAAATTTGGAGTGGTTGGAATGCGCTGGGCAGCTAAGGAAGCTGGAATTGGAATAATTAGAAGAAATAATTTTTTATATACTGAATCGGGTTCGTGGGTTCATTTAGACGCTTGGGTTACAGATCAAGAAATGGAATTAAAGGAAACTAATAATGTTCCAGAGTGCCCTAAAGGATGCAGGCGTTGCATTGAGAGCTGCCCAACTAAATCTCTTTCTGAACCATATACAATGCTGCCTAATACTTGCATTTCATTTCTAACTACATTTGGAGGCCGTAATCTTCATCAGGAACCATTAAGAAAAACTTTCGGAAATTGCATTTATGGATGTGATATTTGTCAAGATGCATGTCCTATGAATAAAGGAAAGTGGAAAGAATCTGAGGAATTTTTGGGTCTTGAAGAATTAGCTTCTCAATTGACTCCTGAAAATATTTTGAGTATGGAAGAAAGTTTTTATCGTGAGAATGTTCAACCTAAATTTTTCTATCTTTCACCAGATGAACTTTGGAAATGGAAGGTTAACGCACTGAATTATATGAGTAATAACTATAAGGAAGAGTATAAACCTTATATTATAAATGCTTGTAACAGTGAATATGAAAAAGTTCGCGAAATAGCATTGCTTATTTGTAAAGAACTAAAGAGGGGACTATAA